AATCATTTCTTAGTTTTGAAGATTCAAAGTCAGATGAAGCAAGTCTCGTGCCACACTTAAAGACTATGGCAGCATAACACTGATCTTAACCAGTTCTTATATTCCTGGCACTTGCACTGCTGACAAAGACCCCAGAAATGTCAGAAGAGACAAATTCCATTTCCTTTCTATTAGCCACAGTTAACAGTCCAAGTACACTTCTTGAGTCTCCCTACTGTTTGTAAGCTTTAATTGTATCAATGAATCCCAATTAAAAGCTTAAAGGCTTACTCAGATACCGACCATCCAGAACAGTTTGTTTTGGGAGCAACCTAAGGTATTTAACTGTTCTAAGAACAGGAAAGCAGTGAAACATCAAAGATACTTAAAAATGAACTCAAAGAGTAACCcatttttataagaagtttattttcctgttgtgtGGCCATTATACAAAGtaagcagccagagctgccatTTTGTCCTTGGGTTTCTTTGGGTTGAGTCTTCCTCCAGGTCTCCGGCCTTTGCCCCTTCCCCGCCCTTGCctcttcccctgtcccccaCGGTGCATGGGGTGCCTCATGGCCGCGTGTTTCAGCTCCACCAGATCCTGAAACACGGGGTCACAGAACACACAGCCCGAATGCTGGGTCTCGTCGCCAGGCAAGGGAGATTTGGCTTTGTTAAAATCCACGTCCACCAGCGCCGCCTCGCACAAGTCGCACGTCTCGGGCGACACGCGGACCTTGTGGGCGTTCTCGAAGAAGTGCACGATCACGTTGCATTTGTTGCAGGCCATCTTCCACTTGGGACCCGACGTCGAGTCCAGCACCAGAACCCCGTTCTCACACTCCACGCACTGCCCAATTCCCAGCATGCTAAGGGAATGCTGGCACGTGGGGTGGGTGCACTCGTTACAGCCCATTCCTGGGGAAGAAGAGTAAAACCACAGCGCCCTTTACCTCACTACTCACACTACCAAGCTTGAAGGAAGTGAGACACAGAAGCCAGAGACACTTCAGTACACTGTAGATTTTCTAAATCACTGAAGAATAGAACTGCTCCCAAAATGGCAACTTGCCTCTTCACAGTTTCAGAATAATCCCCTGCTGAAAAATTCTTCTGTAATGGTTTTCAGAATTGCCATATACTGCCACTGTACAGTACAGGCACTTTAGACAGATTAGTGAAGAAAACTCATTACATTTTCAATTAAATGTATGGTTCCTGCTTAACTGTTATTTTATACTTGAACTACTCACTGTTAgtccaagatatttttaattaaaagacgGTAAtaaaaagatgcaaaaaaagcttcagcGCACTACTTAAGTAAGTTTCATTCCTACAGTTACTAAACTAACCACAACTTCTTCCTATATCCTTCAACAGCTTTTGACACATCATTTATCTTTATCAAAACAACACCAAGACCTGGTCTTTGTTTATACTCCTATCCAAACCTACTCATATTTGCAAGACATGAGCATCTTGGTGTCCTTCCACTGCATGCTGAGTGTTGTGAAGGTCACCTACAGTGCATACaggtaaattattttcttacttcttctgtgaaaaaaagaatttcaaaaattcGTTAACTAATAAATTTTGGCCAGTAAGTTTAATGTGAATTTTAGGTATCTAGAGTCTAATTTGAGCAGCACTTTATACTAAACCACACTGGTTTTAAAacacctaaaaaaacccctcctaaAAAGCCCATTGTATAGACTTTACCTAATCTGTTTCAAGTGAGGATGATACCTGCATGTTTGCAGAACTCCTACCTTTTTTCATGTCCCTGAAGGGAGGATGGTTGTAACAGTACGGACACAGTGGATAGCTCTTTCCTCTGGATCCAGATGACCACAGCACCAGCTCGAAGTCATCCAGGGGACAGCGCAACTCCTTGTAGAGTTTAATGGTACCATTCTGGGGGAGACTGTAGGTGTCATCACAGTGGGAGCAGTGCAGGCGACTCGGCTTGGCCTGGAAACAGAACACAAATCTCCTGAGCAACTGCAGGGTTGAGAGAGTTTAAAACCTGTAaacccagctggagctgctctctggTTTGCTCCCCAAGGCAAAACCCTACCAgcctttttgtttcagaaaggcACTCTCAAATGTGATGGCCACATTTGAACACAAGttcaataataaaaaataagtttatacTCAATGCCCCCCAGCAAGTGAAATTCAAATTCCAAGAATGAGGTAAACGGACCTGAATATACTTCATGAAACGATGGCATTTACCGCAGCGGGAAAGGGGTTTGCCCGTGGCAGCCAAGGGTGAAAAAGACACTTCCATCAGTTCATCCATACCTGCGAAAGGAATGATCACACTTATGTTAGAATTCTAGTTCTTAAGAGAAAACTTTGTACAAAATCACCTACAGACCTGTGTGAGAagtgagaaatattttactCATAATGCTCTTCCTTGTCTACAAAGACTAATACACAGCATTTTGCACTGAGCATACACAAGCACACTGGTTCAGCTAATCTCAAGTTTTCAAAAACTCACCCCTACACAGGCACAAAATAAACCTGAAGTAGAGTTTTGGAGACATGATTCAGCCTTTCTCCCTTTGGAGAGCAAATAAATTTGACTGGAAACTTCCAGTCCTGGCACAACATTTCAGAAAGCCTCAAGCTCTGAAAGGAGCCTAATATATAAGTATTTTCTATGCAACAACTAAGTAATTGTAGGGAACTTCACATGTAGAAAGTTTTACCTGCAATCGAATCCACAAAATAGtgaaatttccttttgaaaatgtcaAGGGTGTGCTCCAGGACCTGATGATAATTTGCTTTACCCAGAGCTATTAAGTTGAGTTGCTTCTCTACAGCACTGCGGATTGTAGGAAGAACCAATTCTGCATCTAACAGGAAAACCAGAGACAGCAGCAATGAAAGGTCAAAAATGGAGGTAGGAAACCATTCACACGTAAACTGACACCAAAACAAGCATTATTTGAGACAGAAATGTTAATTCCACGTTGGCATCAGCCTTTGATACAGTAAAGCGAAAGGAAGGTAAGAGGGTGGAAAGGGAAGAGCATTTAACTGACCTATTTTGTAATAACCATGAACCAGAACAATGCCAAGGTTTGTAGGCTTTAGTCTTCGACCACTCTCCACTGTGACATAGTTTCGCTGGCAAATGTTGTTAATGTGGACTGGAATACTGGCATCAGTTCCTGccacacaaaggaaaacaatttatCCACCCTGAACAAACTACAGTTTTCATCAAGTAACTCGCTTCTGGCTTCTCTGGTTTAATATCAAATCACAGGGCTCCTAAAACTGCTTAAATTCAGATACCTTCTTACTGTTACCCAACTTCCAGTGCATAACTTCTATCTCTCTAGTAACTCTGATGTTCCTTTGCAATTCTGATAAGTCTGAAACATATGATTTAACCTTAATCCTTTCATCTCTTCTGAGAAATTACTCTTGGGAAGACATCTATTCTTCACAGTTATTTACTCTGGAAAAACACAGTAGAGTAAGAGACTGTGTTTGCTCTGACGGggtaaattaatgaaaatacattaaaagaaacaagTCAGATTGATAATGGAAAGTAGGATTGTGGTAAATTGTACAACAAGATACAGAAGGATTACTGAAGACACTAAATTAAAGCAagctgaaaagacaaaaaatcaTTCCTAAGAATAGGGAGGTGCTTCCTTCCACACATCAGCTCTTTCTGACAGAGAAATGACAGGGATGTTATGAAAGGATACTGCTTTGGCCAGAAACCAGAAACTACcaaaaataagaataagaaagggaaaggaacatgggggaagaaaaatctaCCATCTGCTAAGGGGAGCTACAGGCATGGTGGTTTGAAGGGGAAGAGATGATCACTGCACACATCCAAATGAATACTGAGAGCCCATTACTGACAGAGACAGTGCAGAGGAGGGACTCAGACTCTTTGCAGTCTTGGTGGAGGTACTGCAGAACAATGTAAGTTAGGCAAGATCCTACCAATGCCATGCTTTTCCATCAGAGTGATCAGTTCTGCTTCTGTCAGGTAATCAGGAGGGCTGGTTTGCTTTTCCAGCAACTTTATTTCACCAATTGGAAAAAGATCTCCTTTCTCACAGTGGGGAAGGCTCTCTTCTAATGGGATGCTGTGCCACGGCATAATTTCTGTGAACCCTGTAggtaaagaaataaacaacttGCCAGTTTACCATAATAGTCTCAGTAGTGCTGCCACATTCTTTTTACAGAAGTCCAAGAAAAAACTTCTGCCTTCATGTAATTTATCTCCCCAGAGGCATTTACTGTTTGTAAAAGGACTGGTCTTCACACTGGCAAATGTGGCATTAAATCTTTGAGACTGCtacatgaaaaataactttttctatCATAATGGAAGTATGAAAATTAGGACAAGATTTGGTCTCTGGTTTTGAGAGCTTAAAAAAGTCTTCACAATTGCACTTGTCCCCAGAGCTTCACTTTTATATCCATCCAGTGTCttaatgggggggaaaaaagttaatCTGCAGCTAATACTTACTCCTGATTTGTCTTACCTGGTGAAGTTACCACCTTTCCAACACAGGTAAATCTTTCAGGGCCAATACTGAAGGAAATGGTGGTTTGGAGGTACTTGCAGTCAGCACTGACAGTGGCAATGAAGTGCCGAGTTATGTACTCATACAGTCGCCACCCATCTCCACCTGGGGAGAAACAACACCTCAGCCACAAAATATAATCCAATTTCGGTACTTGGAAGCTACTATTCTGGGATAAATTTCTGCTAGAAACGTAGGCAtggagttgttttctttttcttggcaGTACTATAGTCCCGAGGATCAACTGCTGAAGCAGTTCTGAACTTCACCGTCACCAGAAGTTTCAATGGGGATTAAGCTTGCTCTCTCTTCACTTCCTGCcaatcaaataattttatattctgtTGAAACTCAGTGATTTAGAAAGTGGTACCTTACACCTCAAGGGACTGGTTTCCTCACACAGTGTCCCAACACTACTGGATTTGCCTGTACCTAATTCTGCTTCTGTTGCAGCTCTCATTGGGGTGATGGGAGGATGGTCTCCTGCATCGTGGCCTTTCCTTGGACGATTGATGCCTTCTGATAGCAATGCTTTCACCTGGGTGAAGAAAGAAATGGCTTACTCACATCAAATCCACAAcaatacaacaaaaataaaagaaactagAGATATTTAAAGTTTCTAAAGGGCTATAGGTTATAATACACCAAGCAAGATCTAATCTAAAACAGACTAGAGAATGATAGTACGGCTTTTGCTTCATGTACTCACAGTTTCTGCCCAGTAAGGATTATTGGCTTGTTGTCTCAAACATCCTTTCAGGTCAAAGTTTTCTGGATAATGGGTAGTTTCTGTTCGAGGGTAGCTGATATAACCCTGAGTGTAAAGACGCTCTGCTATTTGCATGGCATGCTGGGGACCCATTCCTGAGAGGGgacaggagaaaacaaaaatcatatACACATCCCTGTGATTATGGTTTGCTGCATCTGGATGTACACCTCACCcaagtatttaaataaattatggTTTATCCTCTCCGCAAGACTTTTGTCACCTTGGTCTTGCCAAACATTTCACTTTTGACAAGCAGCTTTCTAAACTTGATCCTTTGCCCAAAATTAtgtattatttgttttgtttctggccaaaatattttgttttaaaacagagtGAAAATCTGAACTTTTGTACCTACCTAAAGCAGCACTGGCCACTCGGAGCATTTCTACTGTGTTCAGAGCCAGTGGTCTCTGCTTCACCTTCTCTTTTTTACTCACAGATTCTACctagaaaacagcattttcacagTAGAAGTACTAACATTTGGTAAATGCATAATTTTGATCATGTCTATAAATATGTATCATACCTACCTTTGTCTATTCTTATCATTTCTGCTTCGTTCTCTTAAAACAGTAACCAccaatatatttttactttagaAAATCTGACTGGAGATAATTTTATCAAGTTCTAAAATTGAAGTCTGAAAGTGCCTTTGTGCCAGGACTAGATCAGGTCTATAACTAATGGGGAACACAGCAAGGCAGCTTATTGCTGTCTTTACTTCCCACCTACCTCAGCAGCACCTACTTTCAGTGCTACAAGGATTTAGTGCTCAGTCCAGGCAACAGTCCTAACTATAagaatgcagatttttaaaagcttcaaGCAGTCTTTGAACCTTGATGTCTGTAAGCACTTAAATCCAAACACACTGTCAAACAAGTATTGAACAGAGCAGAGTTATAAGTTAATTGACTATAAAGACTGTACCATACACATGATTAAATATTTAACTGCAGGAATATTGCCCTACACGTAATTAAATTCCAATTTATTCAGTGTCTCATGGGAAATAAGAGGTCTGCTTGGAGACATCTGAACAGTATCTCCTAGCAGGTTTAGTAATGAAGAGTTCCTATCATGAGTGATGAGCATTTCCAAAGTCAGTATTAAGAAGAGGCCTCTGCTGACATGACCACACCAGCACAGTACAATctacaataaaaaaatctcttgcctTTTATTCTCATCTACACAAAGCTGAATGaagtaaaaaccaaaatacagaTATTCTACACTCTTAAAAGAAACCCAACAAACAACTGAAAGCCTCAATATGGagtaaatgaaatattaaattgtATTTCCTTTATATGAAATACAGATCTACTGGCACTTGGTAAATATTCTTACCTTTGCTTCTTTTGCCATCTTTGTTATATTCAGGAACATTTGAGCAACCTCACGATCAAACACCCTCACTCTATCCCAATCCAGAGTGAGAGAACTTTCTTTTTCAGGGTTCACCtattggacaaaaaaaaaaaaaaaaaaatttaattcccACCACCTCTATTCCTAGAGTTTGAGAATGCATATTCCATATTCCCAACAAGAGTACAGCAAGCAAATCCTAGGACATAACGCATTTGTTAGGACAAATTTAGGACAAACCCACACCAGGACACCAGTGCTCAAACATGCAGTTGTGCTCTTTTTTGGAGGGGCTTctgcaaaggatttttttttctttacaagtACAAAAATGGCAACTTTGTACCAATAAGGAATcccttttttgctttaaaaatccttgTGATCACAAGCCATAAAACCCTGTTGATCTGCTCTCAGAGCTTGGACAGCAGCGAGGCTGTAAaactgctctgagctgccaaaGTACTCGGAGGGCTCAATTGCCAATTAACACAATGAGCATTTTACTTGCTTTAAAATTCCAATGCTCAGCAATGCCAATGTTTGTTGGCAGGCTAATTAATTCCTGGATTCAAATTAACAACAGTCACTCCAaggaccccagggaacaaaaaagAACCATTTAAAGTAGTCTTTTTGGCTGAATCTAAGCTTAGATGATTAGCACTGAAGAATTCTTATAAGCACCAGACAATAAGCACTTTAATACAAAACTGACATCCTGGAATCTGTTCTTGAGAGTGGTGACACACATGTGAACAGAATGAGAACACATGAGTAAACTATAGGCATTGTGAATTCTTGTCAGCAGCTATGAATTTATGAATgaacaaaatacaaatgcatttcCTTTGTAAAAACGAATACTGTAAAACTTACTTACTTTAGCTTGCAACACCCAGTAAGTCTCAGGCTTAAATGACTGGATTTTATCATGCCTCTCAACACAGAATCCAAGTGTTGGGGTCTGACATGGCCCAAAGGAGATGAGGGAGCTGTCTAAATTCCCATATTTcccctgaaaatattttgtctggAACCTAAGAgaagggagggggggggaaacaAATGAGACATGTATACATTAATATCCTCATTGCCATGAAAAGCAGAAGGTTCTTTTATCATACATGCACAAAATATGAGTAATCTATAAAATCATTCAGGCATTAGGAAAAAAGCAGTCTGAGGAACACCTTCTCTTACAGCTAATTAAGACATAATCATTTTGCctcacaaggagctgggaggggacatagccaggacagctgagcctagctgaccaaagggacattccagaTCATGTGACAACATGCCCAGCATATAAAGCTGGGGGAAtaagggggaaggggggaacACTTGGGGTGATGGTATTTGTTTTCCCAAGTAAACGTAACGGCTGATGgagcccagctttcctgggcacggctgaacacctgcctgcccctgggaagcggtgaattaattccttattttgctttgcttgcgTGTGCAGCTTTTGTTTACCTAACAAACTGTCTCTATCTCAAAGCCATGAGTTTTCCCACTTCCACCCATGCAGTACTCTCCCCTACCCCAGGGGTGGCGGGACAGTGGGGCTTGGCTGGGCTTAAACCACGAGGGCACAGAGCCATTCCTGAACCTTTCACAAAAGCGTCTGCAGTCTGTGCTGTCACCTTGTGAAGGCACAGCCAATCCTCAGATCCAGCTCCTGGCGGGCATCCACGGACAGAGCTTCGTTGCGATTGGGCTCTCCCAAGTGATTCATGGCATTGCAGATGTCTGTGTCGGTGATGGAACTGAATTTAGCTCTGTAAATCGTCCTCTCCGTGCCACGAGGTTTGTTCATGACAGGAAGAACAGCATCAAGAACctaaggaaaaacagaagcatAGTTAGAGAGGATTTGAAAGAGAAAGGCTTTCTCtctaaagataaaaaaaaacacctccccacAAAATACTTGTGTCACTGTTTCCTTAACTCAGCAAGATGTCGTGCCAATACGTTAACCGATAAGCCAGAGCAGCATTTGTCCATCCACTCAAAAGCATACAGAATTAACAAAACTGAAGGGTTTATTTACTctacagcagctgctgggagcaaatCAGTATTTTTAGCTAAGGGCAAAGACATTCatcagtgcagctgcagcacctttTGGTGAACATGTACCAGTGTCTATCTGGGTTTATTCTACTCATTGCTAAGGCACAAGTAACAATACAGGGGTATGTAAGGAATTTAAAACAATCACTTGATGAAACGTGTTTCTTTAAACTaaagaaaatccccaaacaaataCTCTTCATGTAGACTTCTGGGAAAATAGgatgctaagaaaaaaaatcttagcaaAGTTTTAGATCAATGCTTTTTATACGCAGAGGCCAAATTTCTGCAGTAAGCCTACACTTACAAGCAGCTTCTGTGCTCTAAAGCATCTAATTGCTCAATAAACAAAAGATTGAGATTAAGTAAAACAGAGATTAAGTTTTATAAGGACATAAAAATAACTACTCCAGCTGTGGAATCCAGACCAGTTCTTGAAGCACTGGAATGATCTAACATTTAAGAGGCCTGATTGTTCATCTGAGATGAGCAACACCTCTGagatttatttctgctctttaaCTAACAT
This window of the Hirundo rustica isolate bHirRus1 chromosome 17, bHirRus1.pri.v3, whole genome shotgun sequence genome carries:
- the TOP3B gene encoding DNA topoisomerase 3-beta-1 — translated: MRTVLMVAEKPSLAQSIAKILSRGNMSSRKGLNGACSVHEYTGPFIGQSAHFKMTSVCGHVMTLDFIGKYNSWDKVDPAELFSKAPTEKKEANPKLTMVKFLQVEGRGCDCIVLWLDCDKEGENICFEVLDAVLPVMNKPRGTERTIYRAKFSSITDTDICNAMNHLGEPNRNEALSVDARQELDLRIGCAFTRFQTKYFQGKYGNLDSSLISFGPCQTPTLGFCVERHDKIQSFKPETYWVLQAKVNPEKESSLTLDWDRVRVFDREVAQMFLNITKMAKEAKVESVSKKEKVKQRPLALNTVEMLRVASAALGMGPQHAMQIAERLYTQGYISYPRTETTHYPENFDLKGCLRQQANNPYWAETVKALLSEGINRPRKGHDAGDHPPITPMRAATEAELGGDGWRLYEYITRHFIATVSADCKYLQTTISFSIGPERFTCVGKVVTSPGFTEIMPWHSIPLEESLPHCEKGDLFPIGEIKLLEKQTSPPDYLTEAELITLMEKHGIGTDASIPVHINNICQRNYVTVESGRRLKPTNLGIVLVHGYYKIDAELVLPTIRSAVEKQLNLIALGKANYHQVLEHTLDIFKRKFHYFVDSIAGMDELMEVSFSPLAATGKPLSRCGKCHRFMKYIQAKPSRLHCSHCDDTYSLPQNGTIKLYKELRCPLDDFELVLWSSGSRGKSYPLCPYCYNHPPFRDMKKGMGCNECTHPTCQHSLSMLGIGQCVECENGVLVLDSTSGPKWKMACNKCNVIVHFFENAHKVRVSPETCDLCEAALVDVDFNKAKSPLPGDETQHSGCVFCDPVFQDLVELKHAAMRHPMHRGGQGKRQGRGRGKGRRPGGRLNPKKPKDKMAALAAYFV